One Thermoanaerobaculum aquaticum DNA segment encodes these proteins:
- the corA gene encoding magnesium/cobalt transporter CorA: protein MVRRLKRYHPPGTSPGTLPETGVRASFELFTYGSKGVSKTSAPSVAAALALPRERGWLRITGLDNRAVAELGKRLGVHPLVLEDILNPGQRPKAETHASYLFFVVDVPALTEVGLEEVQVSLLVFSDLVVSVEEKPNPFFATVEKRLALGSGRLFQFGSDYLAYALVDAAVDHFFPVLEKLGERLEGMEEVLLQQHDQILPQLHQLRRDLLRLRRSLWPLREAVGALLREESPLLSPEVRVFVRDVQDHVLYLLDILESYRETAASLLELYLSTVAQRTNEVMKVLTVIGTIFLPLTFIVGVYGMNFQHMPELAWPWAYPALWAIMVVLALGMLRAFRRRGWL from the coding sequence ATGGTTCGGCGTCTCAAGCGCTACCACCCACCGGGAACCTCGCCCGGAACCCTTCCGGAAACCGGCGTTCGCGCCAGTTTCGAGCTGTTCACCTACGGCTCCAAAGGCGTAAGCAAGACGTCAGCCCCTTCGGTGGCGGCGGCCCTTGCCCTCCCCCGGGAACGGGGGTGGCTGCGGATCACCGGCCTCGACAACCGCGCGGTGGCCGAGCTGGGCAAAAGGCTCGGGGTCCACCCCCTGGTGCTGGAGGACATCCTCAACCCCGGCCAGCGACCAAAAGCCGAAACCCACGCTTCTTACCTCTTTTTCGTGGTGGATGTGCCAGCGCTCACCGAAGTTGGCCTGGAAGAGGTGCAGGTGAGCCTTTTGGTGTTTTCCGACCTGGTGGTGAGCGTGGAGGAAAAGCCCAACCCCTTCTTTGCCACCGTGGAAAAGCGGCTGGCTTTAGGCTCCGGCCGGCTTTTCCAGTTTGGCAGCGACTACCTCGCCTACGCCCTGGTGGACGCCGCGGTGGACCACTTCTTCCCGGTTTTGGAAAAGCTAGGGGAGCGGCTGGAGGGCATGGAGGAGGTTTTGCTGCAGCAACACGACCAAATCCTGCCGCAACTCCATCAGCTCCGCCGCGACCTCTTGCGGCTGCGCCGTTCCCTCTGGCCGCTGCGCGAGGCAGTGGGGGCGCTTTTGCGGGAGGAAAGTCCGCTTTTAAGCCCTGAGGTGCGGGTTTTCGTGCGGGACGTGCAGGATCACGTCCTCTACCTTCTGGACATTTTGGAAAGCTACCGGGAAACCGCGGCGAGCCTCCTGGAGCTTTACCTTTCCACCGTGGCCCAGCGCACCAACGAGGTGATGAAGGTCTTAACCGTCATTGGCACGATCTTCCTGCCCCTCACCTTCATCGTTGGGGTTTACGGCATGAACTTCCAGCACATGCCGGAGCTGGCCTGGCCCTGGGCTTACCCCGCCCTCTGGGCGATCATGGTGGTGCTGGCCCTGGGGATGCTGCGCGCCTTTCGCCGCCGCGGCTGGCTGTAG
- a CDS encoding glycosyltransferase family 2 protein encodes MDGPKLVNLCRLALLRAIVKLRSEPGMQPLVSVTIPTFNRGELLTTRTLPSVLGQRWRNLEVIVVGDGCTDDTEQRLRALGDPRVRWVNLPRRGEYPEDPLHRWMVAGTDAANYALKLVRGEWISFVDDDDVVEPDHLEVLVGHALATGAEFVYGAGWFHRSPEEVIRIGGWPPEPGRVMHSAVVYRAYLRFLRYDKEAWREGIGGDAHLWRRMRALGVRMSFVDRVVCSSPLRPGEQLRGQRAAEAARALWVTTKQGS; translated from the coding sequence ATGGACGGACCTAAGCTTGTTAATCTTTGTCGTCTCGCTTTGCTCCGAGCGATAGTGAAGTTACGGTCAGAACCAGGGATGCAACCCCTGGTTAGCGTTACGATTCCCACCTTTAATCGCGGGGAACTCCTCACTACGCGGACCTTGCCAAGCGTTCTCGGTCAAAGGTGGCGCAACCTCGAGGTTATCGTTGTCGGTGATGGTTGCACCGACGACACGGAACAACGATTGCGTGCACTTGGTGACCCCAGGGTGCGCTGGGTCAACCTCCCCCGGCGGGGCGAATACCCTGAAGATCCGCTTCACCGGTGGATGGTGGCGGGAACCGATGCTGCCAATTACGCTCTCAAGCTAGTGCGTGGCGAGTGGATCTCCTTTGTTGACGATGATGATGTGGTGGAACCTGATCACCTGGAGGTCTTGGTAGGGCATGCCCTTGCCACCGGCGCAGAGTTTGTGTATGGAGCGGGCTGGTTCCACCGCTCGCCAGAGGAGGTCATACGTATTGGGGGGTGGCCTCCCGAACCAGGCCGTGTCATGCATTCTGCTGTTGTGTATCGTGCCTATCTTCGGTTCTTACGGTACGACAAGGAGGCCTGGCGCGAGGGCATAGGGGGAGACGCTCACCTCTGGCGCAGAATGCGCGCGCTGGGAGTTCGCATGAGTTTTGTCGACAGGGTTGTGTGCAGCTCGCCGCTTCGTCCAGGCGAACAACTGCGTGGCCAACGTGCTGCCGAGGCTGCGCGAGCGCTGTGGGTCACCACAAAGCAGGGCTCCTAA
- a CDS encoding DegT/DnrJ/EryC1/StrS family aminotransferase, translated as MHLPIARPSLPPLDEFVNVLRELWETRMLSNFGRYACQFEQRAADFVGNPHVAAVANCDLGLVISLAALELPKGAPCLVPSFTFNSTINSIIWNGLRPVFVDADPETFNADPNDVRRRLEEGAAAIVVTHVFGSPADIDAIMELAKTAGVPVVFDAAHAFGAEYRGKRIGHPSLGALQVFSFSGTKPITAAEGGLIAAADGRLIDRILKLRAYGFRYDYISDVVGLNAKLSELHAALGWLLLGQAEEVILARNRLAAYYRGQLATCPEVSFQKLLPHCRSTFKDFAIVCADGRDELASCLARAGVQTKKYFVPLHTMPAYRRFGSGNDDLADTEALSARVLCLPIFNEMSEREADRVCETILRFYGRT; from the coding sequence ATGCACCTTCCGATCGCTCGCCCTTCGCTCCCGCCGCTGGATGAGTTTGTGAATGTGTTGCGTGAGCTCTGGGAAACTCGCATGCTTTCTAATTTTGGCCGATATGCCTGCCAGTTCGAGCAGCGTGCTGCGGATTTCGTCGGCAACCCGCACGTGGCAGCGGTTGCCAACTGTGACCTCGGTCTTGTGATCTCTCTCGCGGCTCTCGAGCTTCCGAAGGGCGCGCCTTGTTTAGTACCGTCTTTCACGTTCAACTCGACAATTAACTCGATAATCTGGAACGGGCTTCGGCCGGTCTTTGTGGATGCAGATCCAGAGACATTCAATGCCGACCCCAATGATGTTCGCCGACGCTTGGAAGAAGGGGCTGCGGCCATCGTGGTTACCCATGTTTTTGGAAGTCCCGCGGATATTGATGCGATCATGGAGCTGGCCAAAACAGCCGGCGTGCCAGTGGTCTTCGATGCGGCGCATGCCTTTGGTGCTGAATATCGGGGTAAACGAATAGGGCATCCATCCCTCGGTGCACTTCAGGTGTTTAGCTTTTCTGGAACCAAACCAATCACCGCTGCCGAAGGGGGATTAATTGCAGCCGCTGATGGCCGTCTTATCGACCGCATTTTGAAGTTGCGGGCGTATGGTTTCCGCTACGACTACATTTCCGATGTGGTGGGGCTCAACGCGAAGCTTTCAGAGCTCCACGCTGCGCTTGGTTGGTTGCTCCTCGGCCAGGCAGAAGAGGTGATCTTGGCCAGGAATCGCCTGGCTGCGTATTACCGGGGACAGCTCGCAACGTGTCCTGAAGTCAGTTTCCAGAAGCTCCTGCCGCATTGCCGATCGACCTTTAAGGACTTTGCTATTGTCTGTGCGGATGGGCGCGATGAACTAGCCAGTTGCCTCGCCCGTGCCGGAGTCCAGACGAAAAAGTACTTTGTTCCCCTACATACCATGCCGGCCTACCGGCGTTTCGGCTCTGGAAATGACGACCTTGCCGATACCGAGGCTTTATCGGCACGGGTCTTGTGCCTTCCCATTTTTAACGAGATGTCCGAGCGGGAGGCTGATAGGGTGTGCGAAACCATCCTTCGCTTCTATGGACGGACCTAA
- a CDS encoding acyltransferase, giving the protein MIIDDFVFLMAGQETVIGSFVHLASFSSFLGGGRLVIEDFAGVSSGCRIYTGTDDFSGEGLTGPTIPSPFRAVVRSFVHIGRHAVVGANSVILPGVTLGEGCAIGANSLVNHDVEPWMVYARVPARPLRPRRSDRIKFLEAELRKACYDSQGRYIPKQRRLGLEEA; this is encoded by the coding sequence GTGATCATCGACGATTTCGTGTTCCTTATGGCGGGGCAAGAAACCGTGATTGGCAGTTTTGTCCATTTGGCCTCGTTTTCTTCGTTTCTAGGCGGTGGGCGCCTGGTAATTGAGGACTTTGCTGGTGTGTCCAGTGGTTGTCGTATCTATACCGGCACGGACGATTTTAGTGGGGAAGGGCTCACCGGCCCCACGATTCCTTCGCCATTCCGGGCTGTGGTTCGGTCTTTTGTACACATCGGGCGGCATGCTGTAGTCGGGGCAAACTCGGTCATTTTACCTGGGGTCACGCTGGGGGAGGGGTGTGCGATTGGGGCTAACTCGTTGGTAAACCATGACGTGGAGCCGTGGATGGTGTACGCCCGCGTTCCGGCGCGGCCGCTCCGCCCGCGGAGAAGCGATCGCATCAAGTTCTTGGAGGCTGAGCTCAGGAAGGCGTGTTACGATAGCCAGGGCCGCTACATACCTAAGCAACGCCGCTTAGGGCTGGAGGAGGCCTAA